A single region of the Spirochaetaceae bacterium genome encodes:
- a CDS encoding DEAD/DEAH box helicase, which translates to MLDEVVAGLRGDPAFMSGVCHWQVVPARDARTRPFAPVVDARLRAALRRRGIGAWYTHQERCFELARAGRNVVLVTPTASGKTLAYNVPILQRCIEDADACALYLFPTKALAQDQRHELDGLVREAGLGVQVATYDGDTPTSARRAIRGRARLVISNPDMLHAAVLPHHPQWERFFRGLRFVVIDELHTYRGIFGSHFTNVLRRLHRLTAFYGVRPRFLCCSATIGNPRQLAERIVGQPVELIADSGAASGERHFVLYNPPLVDREQGIRRSVVLEARSVAARLLRRGIKTIVFARSRARTELLTAYIRDALVRTGADERDDRESSERGGGRLASYRGGYLPSERRAIERGLRDGTLDGVVATTALELGIDIGSLDASVLAGFPGTIAATWQQAGRAGRRNAAALSILIASAAPIDQFIIRHPEYFFTGSPESGWVDPDNIHVLLGHVRCAAFELPFADAELRDRGAATGTDRVAAVGDDGRAPFGGAAGELLRHLGDRGEVRAAAGRWYWTDSSYPAGRVSLRTATSANVAITDHTGGRRQVLGEMDLPSAKTLLFPGAIYLHHGASYIVTGLDPDRHHCSVEQTDAGYFTEAIVQSELTIARRDSDEVRAGLGLLLADIRVVRRTTGFRKLRYGTHEKIGTGDIDLPADEMYTCSVVLHFPRRTAGGAYLARCGAAQRSFAVEGMAALLHNVAPLFLLCDPGDLAVAARARDAELDCPAVYLYDACPGGSGLAAGLHGQLARVLDGCRDLLAACPCAAGCPSCIGPPAALPAGVPAHGANGAGGGPDNGKERLLEALAHLHPGTPARAPTGSTAGVATAVAPVAALAEEMG; encoded by the coding sequence TTGCTGGACGAGGTGGTGGCCGGCCTGCGCGGCGACCCGGCGTTCATGAGCGGGGTGTGCCATTGGCAGGTGGTGCCGGCGCGGGACGCCCGCACCAGGCCGTTTGCGCCGGTGGTCGACGCACGTCTGCGCGCGGCGCTGCGGCGGCGCGGCATCGGCGCGTGGTATACCCACCAGGAGCGCTGCTTCGAGTTGGCGCGGGCCGGCCGCAACGTGGTGCTGGTCACGCCTACCGCCTCCGGCAAGACGCTGGCCTACAACGTGCCGATCCTGCAGCGGTGCATCGAAGACGCGGACGCCTGTGCCCTGTACCTGTTCCCGACCAAGGCGCTGGCGCAGGATCAGCGCCACGAACTGGACGGACTGGTCCGTGAAGCCGGGCTCGGCGTGCAGGTGGCCACCTACGACGGCGACACGCCCACCTCCGCCCGCCGCGCGATCCGCGGCCGCGCGCGGCTGGTCATATCCAACCCCGACATGCTGCACGCGGCGGTGCTGCCGCACCATCCACAATGGGAGCGCTTCTTTCGCGGGCTGCGCTTCGTGGTGATTGACGAGCTGCATACCTATCGCGGCATCTTCGGGTCCCACTTCACCAACGTGCTGCGCCGCCTGCACCGGCTGACCGCGTTCTATGGCGTGCGGCCCCGGTTCCTGTGCTGTTCGGCGACCATCGGCAATCCGCGGCAACTGGCGGAGCGCATCGTCGGGCAGCCGGTCGAGCTGATCGCGGACAGCGGCGCGGCGAGCGGGGAGCGCCACTTCGTGCTGTACAACCCGCCGCTGGTGGACCGCGAGCAGGGAATCCGGCGCAGCGTGGTGCTGGAGGCGCGTTCGGTGGCGGCCCGGCTGCTGCGCCGCGGCATCAAGACCATCGTGTTCGCACGCTCGCGGGCGCGCACCGAGTTGCTCACCGCCTACATTCGCGATGCGCTGGTCCGCACCGGCGCCGACGAACGTGATGACCGCGAATCGAGCGAGCGCGGCGGCGGGCGGCTGGCATCGTACCGCGGCGGCTACCTGCCGAGCGAGCGGCGCGCGATCGAGCGCGGGCTGCGCGACGGCACGCTGGACGGCGTGGTAGCCACCACCGCCCTGGAGCTGGGCATCGACATCGGCAGCCTGGACGCCTCGGTGCTGGCAGGGTTCCCCGGCACCATCGCCGCCACCTGGCAGCAGGCGGGCCGTGCCGGACGGCGCAACGCGGCCGCCCTGTCGATCCTGATTGCCTCGGCGGCGCCGATCGACCAGTTCATCATCCGCCATCCGGAGTACTTCTTCACCGGCTCCCCGGAGAGCGGCTGGGTGGACCCGGACAACATCCACGTGCTGCTCGGCCACGTGCGCTGCGCGGCGTTCGAGCTGCCGTTCGCCGACGCCGAGTTGCGCGACCGCGGCGCGGCGACCGGTACCGACCGCGTTGCGGCGGTGGGCGACGACGGCCGGGCGCCGTTCGGGGGCGCTGCCGGCGAACTGCTGCGCCACCTTGGCGACCGCGGTGAGGTGCGCGCCGCCGCGGGACGCTGGTATTGGACCGACAGCTCCTATCCCGCCGGGCGGGTGTCGCTGCGCACCGCTACGTCCGCCAACGTGGCCATCACCGACCACACCGGCGGCCGGCGGCAGGTCCTGGGCGAGATGGACCTGCCGTCCGCCAAGACGCTGCTGTTCCCCGGCGCCATCTATCTCCATCACGGTGCTTCCTACATCGTCACCGGTCTCGACCCGGACCGGCACCACTGCAGCGTGGAGCAGACCGACGCCGGCTACTTTACCGAGGCGATCGTGCAGTCGGAGCTGACCATTGCGCGGCGCGACAGCGACGAGGTGCGCGCCGGGCTGGGGCTGCTGCTGGCAGATATCCGGGTGGTGCGGCGGACGACGGGGTTCCGGAAGCTGCGCTACGGCACCCATGAGAAGATCGGCACCGGTGACATCGACCTGCCGGCCGACGAGATGTACACCTGTTCGGTCGTGCTGCACTTCCCGCGTCGGACGGCGGGCGGGGCATACCTGGCGCGCTGCGGCGCGGCGCAGCGCTCGTTCGCGGTCGAGGGGATGGCGGCGCTGCTGCACAACGTGGCGCCGCTGTTCCTGCTGTGCGATCCGGGCGACCTGGCGGTGGCCGCGCGCGCGCGGGATGCCGAGCTCGACTGTCCGGCGGTGTACCTGTACGACGCCTGTCCGGGCGGCTCCGGGCTGGCGGCGGGGCTGCATGGGCAACTGGCGCGGGTGCTGGACGGCTGCCGCGACCTGCTGGCGGCGTGTCCGTGCGCCGCCGGCTGTCCGTCCTGCATCGGCCCCCCGGCTGCGCTGCCGGCCGGCGTGCCCGCGCACGGTGCGAACGGTGCCGGCGGCGGGCCGGACAACGGCAAGGAGCGGCTGCTGGAGGCTCTGGCGCACCTGCATCCGGGCACGCCGGCGCGCGCGCCGACGGGTTCGACGGCTGGGGTGGCAACGGCGGTCGCGCCGGTCGCCGCGCTGGCGGAGGAGATGGGGTGA